From Camelina sativa cultivar DH55 chromosome 7, Cs, whole genome shotgun sequence, one genomic window encodes:
- the LOC104702321 gene encoding ER lumen protein-retaining receptor isoform X2 — protein MKAAQRPIHAVTTWVRRQPPKVKAFLGVVSAMTALVLLRMIVHDHDNLFVAAEAVHALGISVLIYKLTKEKTCAGLSLKSQELTALFLAVRLYCSFVMEFDIHTLLDSATLVTTLWVIYMIRFKLKASYMEDKDNFAIYYVVIPCVVLSVLIHPSTHHHIINKISWAFCVYLEAVSVLPQLRVMQNTKIVEPFTAHYVFALGIARFLSCAHWVLQVLDTRGRLLTALGYGFWPIMVLLSEIVQTFILADFCYYYVKSLMGGQLVLRLPSGVV, from the exons ATGAAGGCGGCGCAGAGGCCGATCCACGCCGTGACGACATGGGTTCGCCGGCAACCACCAAAGGTTAAAGCTTTTCTCGGTGTTGTATCAGCCATGACTGCTCTGGTTTTGCTGAGAATGATCGTTCATGACCACGACAATCTCTTTGTCGCTGCTGAGGCTGTTCATGCCCTTGGTATCTCCGTCCTTATCTACAAACTCACCAAGGAGAAGACTTGTGCTG GATTATCTTTGAAGTCACAAGAGCTAACTGCTCTGTTTCTGGCGGTGAGACTGTATTGTAGTTTTGTGATGGAATTTGATATTCACACGTTGCTTGATTCGGCTACACTGGTGACTACACTTTGGGTTATCTATATGATCCGTTTTAAGCTCAAAGCTAGTTACATGGAAGACAAAGACAATTTTGCTATCTACTACGTC GTTATTCCATGTGTTGTTCTATCTGTTCTTATTCACCCATCAACACATCACCATATAATCAACAAGATTTCTTGGGCCTTCTGTGTTTACCTTGAAGCTGTTTCAGTCCTTCCTCAACTAAGAGTCATGCAAAACACTAAG ATCGTGGAGCCATTCACAGCACATTACGTATTTGCTTTGGGGATAGCCAGGTTCTTGAGTTGTGCACACTGGGTCCTTCAG GTTTTGGACACTCGAGGGAGGTTATTGACAGCTTTAGGATATGGTTTCTGGCCTATAATGGTCCTCCTCTCTGAAATCGTCCAAACCTTCATTCTCGCCGACTTCTGCTACTACTATGTCAAGAG TTTAATGGGTGGTCAGCTCGTTCTTCGTCTCCCATCTGGTGTTGTGTGA
- the LOC104702321 gene encoding ER lumen protein-retaining receptor isoform X1, which translates to MKAAQRPIHAVTTWVRRQPPKVKAFLGVVSAMTALVLLRMIVHDHDNLFVAAEAVHALGISVLIYKLTKEKTCAGLSLKSQELTALFLAVRLYCSFVMEFDIHTLLDSATLVTTLWVIYMIRFKLKASYMEDKDNFAIYYVVIPCVVLSVLIHPSTHHHIINKISWAFCVYLEAVSVLPQLRVMQNTKIVEPFTAHYVFALGIARFLSCAHWVLQVLDTRGRLLTALGYGFWPIMVLLSEIVQTFILADFCYYYVKSLMGGQLVLRLPSGVV; encoded by the exons ATGAAGGCGGCGCAGAGGCCGATCCACGCCGTGACGACATGGGTTCGCCGGCAACCACCAAAGGTTAAAGCTTTTCTCGGTGTTGTATCAGCCATGACTGCTCTGGTTTTGCTGAGAATGATCGTTCATGACCACGACAATCTCTTTGTCGCTGCTGAGGCTGTTCATGCCCTTGGTATCTCCGTCCTTATCTACAAACTCACCAAGGAGAAGACTTGTGCTG GATTATCTTTGAAGTCACAAGAGCTAACTGCTCTGTTTCTGGCGGTGAGACTGTATTGTAGTTTTGTGATGGAATTTGATATTCACACGTTGCTTGATTCGGCTACACTGGTGACTACACTTTGGGTTATCTATATGATCCGTTTTAAGCTCAAAGCTAGTTACATGGAAGACAAAGACAATTTTGCTATCTACTACGTC GTTATTCCATGTGTTGTTCTATCTGTTCTTATTCACCCATCAACACATCACCATATAATCAACAAGATTTCTTGGGCCTTCTGTGTTTACCTTGAAGCTGTTTCAGTCCTTCCTCAACTAAGAGTCATGCAAAACACTAAG ATCGTGGAGCCATTCACAGCACATTACGTATTTGCTTTGGGGATAGCCAGGTTCTTGAGTTGTGCACACTGGGTCCTTCAG GTTTTGGACACTCGAGGGAGGTTATTGACAGCTTTAGGATATGGTTTCTGGCCTATAATGGTCCTCCTCTCTGAAATCGTCCAAACCTTCATTCTCGCCGACTTCTGCTACTACTATGTCAAGAG TTTAATGGGTGGTCAGCTCGTTCTTCGTCTACCATCTGGTGTTGTGTGA
- the LOC104702322 gene encoding uncharacterized protein LOC104702322 isoform X1 gives MKRRFESAKYDFFMERDRFSCKSQLEDVQNELDYLRAWFDFFILSTHKETSDSGGDADCKLLEDKLKKLKLEFEKLAFKKGCEVSTLLQEYGFAWSEFKCIESRFTDKLMRRDEEIKQANKNILSLVTIQEQLESSNHEKDKIISGLMAKVAELEDKVSKNYKEERPVVKTPLRRSPRLNPRKQ, from the exons ATGAAGCGGCGGTTTGAGAGCGCTAAATACGATTTCTTCATGGAAAGAGATCGTTTTTCTTGCAAATCGCAATTAG AAGATGTTCAGAATGAGTTGGATTACTTGAGAGCTTGGTTTGATTTCTTCATTCTGAGTACACAT AAGGAAACTAGTGATTCTGGTGGAGATGCGGATTGTAAATTATTGGAAGACAAGCTCAAGAAACTGAAGCTTGAATTTGAGAAGCTTGCTTTCAAAAAGGGATGTGAGGTATCTACACTATTACAAGAATACGGGTTTGCTTGGAGTGAATTCAAGTGCATCGAAAGCAGATTCACTGATAAATTAATGAGGAGAGACGAGGAGATCAAACAAGCTAACAAGAACATATTAAGTCTTGTAACTATTCAGGAGCAGCTTGAATCATCTAATCATGAGAAAGATAAGATCATTTCAGGATTGATGGCTAAAGTGGCTGAATTGGAAGACAAGGTTAGTAAGAACTACAAGGAGGAAAGGCCCGTAGTAAAGACGCCATTAAGGAGGTCTCCTAGGCTCAATCCTCGTAAACAATAA
- the LOC104702322 gene encoding uncharacterized protein LOC104702322 isoform X2, with protein MKRRFESAKYDFFMERDRFSCKSQLDVQNELDYLRAWFDFFILSTHKETSDSGGDADCKLLEDKLKKLKLEFEKLAFKKGCEVSTLLQEYGFAWSEFKCIESRFTDKLMRRDEEIKQANKNILSLVTIQEQLESSNHEKDKIISGLMAKVAELEDKVSKNYKEERPVVKTPLRRSPRLNPRKQ; from the exons ATGAAGCGGCGGTTTGAGAGCGCTAAATACGATTTCTTCATGGAAAGAGATCGTTTTTCTTGCAAATCGCAATTAG ATGTTCAGAATGAGTTGGATTACTTGAGAGCTTGGTTTGATTTCTTCATTCTGAGTACACAT AAGGAAACTAGTGATTCTGGTGGAGATGCGGATTGTAAATTATTGGAAGACAAGCTCAAGAAACTGAAGCTTGAATTTGAGAAGCTTGCTTTCAAAAAGGGATGTGAGGTATCTACACTATTACAAGAATACGGGTTTGCTTGGAGTGAATTCAAGTGCATCGAAAGCAGATTCACTGATAAATTAATGAGGAGAGACGAGGAGATCAAACAAGCTAACAAGAACATATTAAGTCTTGTAACTATTCAGGAGCAGCTTGAATCATCTAATCATGAGAAAGATAAGATCATTTCAGGATTGATGGCTAAAGTGGCTGAATTGGAAGACAAGGTTAGTAAGAACTACAAGGAGGAAAGGCCCGTAGTAAAGACGCCATTAAGGAGGTCTCCTAGGCTCAATCCTCGTAAACAATAA
- the LOC104702323 gene encoding uncharacterized protein LOC104702323 isoform X2 translates to MSKKKKQSISMEGNCGKGKGKNEDSYFDRIDYEVSSVLLQLSHPVVFSSSSSSDSSPPLFHKWGRTKKRSSSSSSPVFSPEPPLIKSVGDLGSNSSSSCLTGEAKKTNSQTAEMGLLRAQVGLIAQPIRVDQNLRPLISVHRTVNVSDKERRSGIDLNLLPAAEEGGNGIFPLVGFERVASSSASKIQAAAQARQRRLGLIRSKKLYTRFISSYQLSSRDG, encoded by the exons atgtcgaagaagaagaaacagagtatatcAATGGAAGGTAACTGTGGTAAAGGCAAAGGCAAGAACGAAGATTCCTATTTCGATAGAATTGACTACGAAGTTTCTTCAGTCTTATTGCAACTTTCGCACCCTGTTgtattctcctcctcctcctcttctgattcttctcctcctttgtTCCATAAATGGGGTCGCACTAAAAagaggtcttcttcttcttcttctccggtgtTTTCGCCTGAACCGCCGCTGATTAAATCGGTCGGCGATTTGGGGAGTAATTCGAGTTCTTCGTGCTTAACCGGTGAGGCCAAGAAAACCAATTCTCAAACC GCGGAGATGGGTTTACTTAGGGCGCAAGTTGGGTTAATAGCCCAGCCCATTAGAGTTGATCAAAATCTGCGACCGTTGATATCTGTTCATCGTACGGTTAACGTGAGTGATAAGGAACGACGTAGCGGGATTGATCTGAACCTTCTTCCAGCTGCAGAGGAAGGTGGTAACGGAATCTTCCCATTGGTTGGTTTTGAGAGAGTGGCATCATCATCAGCAAGTAAAATCCAAGCAGCTGCTCAAGCAAGACAAAGAAGATTAGGTTTGATTCGATCCAAGAAGCTTTACACTAGATTCATCTCCTCATACCAACTCTCAAGTAGGGATGGGTAA
- the LOC104702323 gene encoding uncharacterized protein LOC104702323 isoform X1 yields MSKKKKQSISMEGNCGKGKGKNEDSYFDRIDYEVSSVLLQLSHPVVFSSSSSSDSSPPLFHKWGRTKKRSSSSSSPVFSPEPPLIKSVGDLGSNSSSSCLTGEAKKTNSQTIKKGLEEEFCTKNQTSSSQFNTSCSVLEAEMGLLRAQVGLIAQPIRVDQNLRPLISVHRTVNVSDKERRSGIDLNLLPAAEEGGNGIFPLVGFERVASSSASKIQAAAQARQRRLGLIRSKKLYTRFISSYQLSSRDG; encoded by the exons atgtcgaagaagaagaaacagagtatatcAATGGAAGGTAACTGTGGTAAAGGCAAAGGCAAGAACGAAGATTCCTATTTCGATAGAATTGACTACGAAGTTTCTTCAGTCTTATTGCAACTTTCGCACCCTGTTgtattctcctcctcctcctcttctgattcttctcctcctttgtTCCATAAATGGGGTCGCACTAAAAagaggtcttcttcttcttcttctccggtgtTTTCGCCTGAACCGCCGCTGATTAAATCGGTCGGCGATTTGGGGAGTAATTCGAGTTCTTCGTGCTTAACCGGTGAGGCCAAGAAAACCAATTCTCAAACC ATTAAAAAAGGTTTAGAAGAAGAATTTTGTACGAAAAACCAGACATCTTCTTCTCAGTTTAACACATCCTGTTCTGTTCTcgag GCGGAGATGGGTTTACTTAGGGCGCAAGTTGGGTTAATAGCCCAGCCCATTAGAGTTGATCAAAATCTGCGACCGTTGATATCTGTTCATCGTACGGTTAACGTGAGTGATAAGGAACGACGTAGCGGGATTGATCTGAACCTTCTTCCAGCTGCAGAGGAAGGTGGTAACGGAATCTTCCCATTGGTTGGTTTTGAGAGAGTGGCATCATCATCAGCAAGTAAAATCCAAGCAGCTGCTCAAGCAAGACAAAGAAGATTAGGTTTGATTCGATCCAAGAAGCTTTACACTAGATTCATCTCCTCATACCAACTCTCAAGTAGGGATGGGTAA
- the LOC104702324 gene encoding tubulin beta-1 chain — MREILHVQGGQCGNQIGSKFWEVICDEHGVDPTGRYNGDSADLQLERINVYYNEASGGRYVPRAVLMDLEPGTMDSIRSGAYGQIFRPDNFVFGQSGAGNNWAKGHYTEGAELIDAVLDVVRKEAENCDCLQGFQVCHSLGGGTGSGMGTLLISKIREEYPDRMMLTFSVFPSPKVSDTVVEPYNATLSVHQLVENADECMVLDNEALYDICFRTLKLSTPSFGDLNHLISATMSGVTCSLRFPGQLNSDLRKLAVNLIPFPRLHFFMVGFAPLTSRGSQQYISLTVPELTQQMWDAKNMMCAADPRHGRYLTASAMFRGKMSTKEVDEQILNVQNKNSSYFVEWIPNNVKSSVCDIPPTGIKMASTFVGNSTSIQEMFRRVSEQFTAMFRRKAFLHWYTGEGMDEMEFTEAESNMNDLVAEYQQYQDATADEEGEYEDEEEEEVYES, encoded by the exons ATGAGAGAGATCCTTCACGTTCAAGGTGGCCAATGCGGTAACCAAATCGGTTCCAAATTCTGGGAAGTTATCTGCGACGAACACGGCGTTGATCCCACGGGACGTTACAACGGTGACTCCGCTGACCTCCAGCTCGAACGTATCAACGTTTATTACAATGAAGCATCTGGTGGTAGATACGTTCCTCGTGCTGTTCTCATGGATCTTGAGCCTGGTACTATGGATAGTATCAGATCCGGCGCCTATGGTCAGATATTTCGTCCTGATAACTTTGTTTTTGGTCAGTCTGGTGCTGGTAACAACTGGGCGAAAGGTCATTATACCGAAGGTGCTGAGCTCATTGATGCTGTTCTTGATGTTGTTCGTAAGGAGGCTGAGAACTGTGATTGCCTTCAAG GGTTTCAAGTATGTCACTCTCTCGGAGGAGGCACAGGTTCAGGAATGGGAACTCTGTTGATATCAAAGATCCGTGAGGAGTACCCGGACAGGATGATGCTCACATTCTCTGTTTTCCCATCTCCAAAGGTCTCAGATACAGTCGTTGAGCCTTACAATGCCACTCTTTCAGTCCACCAGCTTGTAGAGAACGCTGATGAATGCATGGTACTCGACAACGAAGCTCTCTATGATATCTGTTTCCGCACTCTCAAACTCAGCACTCCTAGCT TTGGAGACTTGAACCACTTGATCTCCGCAACAATGAGTGGTGTGACTTGCTCTTTACGGTTCCCTGGACAACTAAACTCTGACCTAAGGAAACTCGCCGTGAACCTAATCCCATTCCCACGTCTTCATTTTTTCATGGTTGGTTTCGCGCCTCTGACTTCCCGTGGCTCCCAACAGTACATCTCTCTCACAGTCCCCGAGCTGACGCAGCAAATGTGGGACGCCAAGAACATGATGTGCGCAGCTGATCCACGCCATGGACGTTACCTCACAGCCTCGGCCATGTTCAGAGGAAAGATGAGCACAAAAGAAGTTGACGAACAGATCTTGAACGTCCAGAACAAGAACTCATCTTACTTTGTTGAATGGATCCCAAACAACGTCAAGTCCAGCGTCTGCGACATCCCACCAACCGGAATCAAAATGGCTTCAACGTTTGTGGGAAACTCGACTTCGATCCAGGAAATGTTCAGGAGAGTAAGCGAGCAGTTCACAGCCATGTTCAGGAGAAAAGCTTTCCTTCATTGGTATACAGGAGAAGGAATGGACGAGATGGAGTTCACTGAAGCTGAAAGCAACATGAATGATCTCGTCGCTGAATACCAGCAATACCAAGATGCTACTGCTGATGAAGAAGGTGAGTAcgaggatgaagaggaagaagaagtttacgAATCTTGA
- the LOC109124740 gene encoding thaumatin-like protein 1b has product MALPLPLILLILSHLFVSGVRSTSFVMVNKCEYTVWPGLLSNAGVAPLPTTGFVLQKGEERTINAPTSWGGRFWGRTQCTTDTDGGKFTCLTGDCGSGTVECSGSGATPPATLAEFTLDGSGGLDFYDVSLVDGYNVPMLVVPQGGSGLNCSSTGCVVDLNGSCPSELKVTSLDGGGKQAMGCKSACEAFRTPEYCCSGAFGTPDTCKPSSYSAVFKTACPRAYSYAYDDQSSTFTCADSPNYVITFCPSPNTSQKSSQDQSPDPKTTTPSGTTTPAGDSSSSSSTTWSPVDTSMIYEGALDQSKGSPSSCHVSSLCGITVTLALAFCRMWSLF; this is encoded by the exons ATGGCTCTTCCGTTGCCATTGATCTTACTTATCCTCTCCCATTTGTTCGTTTCTG GAGTTAGATCAACGAGCTTCGTAATGGTGAACAAATGCGAATACACAGTCTGGCCTGGACTTCTATCAAACGCCGGAGTAGCACCGCTTCCGACGACCGGATTCGTACTCCAAAAAGGCGAAGAGCGAACCATCAACGCTCCGACTTCATGGGGCGGACGTTTCTGGGGAAGAACTCAATGCACCACCGACACCGACGGTGGTAAATTCACTTGTCTCACCGGAGATTGCGGATCCGGTACCGTCGAGTGCTCCGGATCCGGCGCGACGCCTCCCGCTACGCTAGCGGAGTTCACGCTAGACGGATCCGGCGGTCTCGATTTCTACGACGTGAGTCTCGTCGACGGTTACAACGTCCCGATGCTGGTGGTTCCTCAGGGAGGCTCGGGTTTGAACTGCAGCAGCACCGGATGCGTCGTGGATCTGAACGGTTCGTGTCCGTCGGAGCTTAAAGTGACGAGTTTGGACGGCGGTGGGAAACAGGCCATGGGTTGCAAAAGCGCGTGCGAAGCTTTCCGTACGCCGGAGTACTGTTGCAGCGGCGCCTTCGGTACGCCTGACACGTGTAAACCGTCGTCGTACTCGGCGGTGTTTAAAACCGCGTGCCCACGTGCTTACAGCTACGCTTACGATGATCAGAGTAGTACCTTCACATGCGCCGACTCCCCTAATTACGTCATCACGTTTTGCCCTTCCCCTAACACCAG tCAAAAATCATCACAAGATCAGAGCCCAGATCCTAAAACGACGACGCCATCAGGAACGACTACACCAGCCGGagatagtagtagtagtagtagtacgaCGTGGTCGCCGGTGGATACATCGATGATATACGAAGGAGCTTTGGATCAGAGCAAAGGATCACCGTCCAGTTGTCATGTTTCTTCGTTATGTGGAATCACAGTCACTCTTGCGCTGGCCTTTTGTCGGATGTGGTCGCTCTTTTGa
- the LOC104702327 gene encoding uncharacterized protein LOC104702327 — translation MCLMALSDAVLGNLATIYVAVIIAIKAYGLITGKSFSAGFVVVVSITAVGVLLAVTLAWDVSRRAAEAVSRYNRVGVEEDLSLNHRHHDDGGGGSSCKGGICWHGVAVRSPASQVRFRLPQHIPYGAF, via the coding sequence ATGTGTCTCATGGCGTTATCCGACGCGGTTCTCGGGAATCTCGCGACGATCTACGTGGCGGTGATTATCGCGATTAAGGCTTACGGATTGATCACAGGGAAGAGTTTCAGCGCTGGATTCGTCGTAGTCGTTTCGATTACGGCGGTTGGTGTTTTGTTGGCGGTTACGCTTGCTTGGGATGTGTCTCGTAGAGCAGCGGAGGCGGTTTCGAGGTATAATCGTGTTGGTGTTGAGGAGGATCTTAGTCTCAACCACCGTCATCATGACGACGGTGGTGGTGGGAGTAGTTGTAAAGGAGGGATTTGCTGGCACGGTGTTGCTGTTCGGTCACCTGCTTCACAAGTTCGATTTAGGCTTCCGCAACACATTCCCTACGGCGCTTTCTGA
- the LOC104702328 gene encoding receptor protein kinase CLAVATA1-like has product MAMRLLNTHLLFLHLYTTQLYVISFFILFFSPCLAYTTDMDVLLTLKSSMIGPNGDGLHDWIHTPSPAAHCSFTGVSCDGESRVISLNVSFTPLFGKISPEIGMLNRLVNLTLAANNFSGELPLEMKSLTSLKVLNISNNVNLNGSFPGEILKAMLDLEVLDAYNNNFTGTLPLEISELKNLKHLSLGGNFFTGEIPESYGDIQSLEYLGLNGAGLSGKSPAFLSRLKNLREMYVGYFNSYTGGVPPEFGGLTNLQILDMASCTLTGEIPTSLSNLKHLHTLFLHINNLTGHIPPELSGLISLKSLDLSINQLTGEIPQSFIDLGNITLINLFRNKLYGPIPEFIGELPKLQVFEVWENNFTLQLPSNLGRNGNLKKLDVSYNHLTGLIPMDLCRGEKLEMLILSNNFFFGPIPEELGKCKSLNKIRIIKNLLNGTVPAGLFNLPLVTIIELTDNFFSGELPTTMSGAVADQIYLSNNWFSGEIPPAIGNFPILQTLFLDRNRFRGSIPREIFELKHLSKINTSANNITGVIPDSISRCTTLISVDLSRNRINGDIPKEINNVINLGTLNLSGNQLTGSIPTGIGNMTSLTTLDLSFNDLSGRVPLGGQFMVFNDTSFAGNTYLCLPPHVSCPTRPGQTSDRNPTALFSPSRIVITVIAAITALILISVAIRQMNKKKNQKSLAWKLTAFRKLDFKSEDVLECLKEENIIGKGGAGIVYRGSMPNNVDVAIKRLVGRGTGRSDHGFTAEIQTLGRIRHRHIVRLLGYVANKDTNLLLYEYMPNGSLGELLHGSKGGHLQWETRHRVAVEAAKGLCYLHHDCSPLILHRDVKSNNILLDSDFEAHVADFGLAKFLVDGAASECMSSIAGSYGYIAPEYAYTLKVDEKSDVYSFGVVLLELIAGKKPVGEFGEGVDIVRWVRNTEEEMSQPSDAAIVVAIVDSRLTGYPLTSVVHVFKIAMMCVEDEAATRPTMREVVHMLTNPPKSVANLIAF; this is encoded by the exons atggcgATGAGACTTTTGAACACTCATCTTCTGTTTCTGCATCTGTATACTACTCAGCTTTACGTTATCTCCTTCTTCATTCTATTCTTCTCACCATGCTTAGCTTACACTACTGACATGGATGTTCTCCTTACTCTCAAATCCTCTATGATTGGTCCTAACGGCGACGGTCTCCACGACTGGATTCACACACCTTCTCCGGCGGCTCACTGCTCTTTCACCGGCGTTTCATGTGACGGCGAATCTCGTGTCATCTCTCTCAACGTCTCCTTTACTCCTTTGTTCGGAAAAATCTCACCGGAGATTGGGATGTTAAACCGTCTGGTGAATCTAACATTAGCTGCCAACAATTTCTCCGGTGAATTACCATTGGAGATGAAGAGTCTAACTTCACTAAAGGTTTTGAACATTTCCAACAATGTTAACCTCAACGGAAGCTTCCCTGGAGAGATTCTTAAAGCCATGCTTGATCTTGAAGTTCTTGACgcttacaacaacaatttcACGGGTACGTTACCACTTGAGATTTCAGAGCTCAAGAACCTCAAACATCTCTCTCTCGGTGGAAACTTCTTCACCGGCGAGATTCCTGAGAGTTACGGAGATATCCAAAGCCTAGAGTATCTCGGACTCAACGGAGCTGGACTCTCCGGTAAATCACCGGCGTTTCTATCTCGCCTCAAGAACTTGAGAGAAATGTATGTCGGATACTTCAACAGCTACACCGGTGGTGTTCCCCCGGAGTTCGGTGGTTTAACCAACCTTCAGATCCTCGACATGGCGAGTTGTACACTCACCGGAGAGATCCCAACGAGTTTAAGTAACCTGAAACATTTACACACACTGTTCCTTCACATCAACAACTTAACCGGACACATACCACCAGAACTCTCCGGTTTAATCAGCCTCAAATCACTCGATTTATCAATCAACCAGTTAACCGGAGAAATACCTCAAAGCTTCATCGACCTCGGAAACATCACTCTCATCAACCTCTTCAGAAACAAACTCTACGGTCCAATACCAGAGTTCATCGGAGAGTTACCAAAACTCCAAGTCTTCGAAGTCTGGGAGAACAACTTCACCTTACAGCTACCTTCGAATCTTGGACGGAACGGGAATCTGAAAAAGCTCGACGTCTCTTACAACCACCTCACCGGGCTTATCCCCATGGATTTATGCAGAGGCGAGAAGCTAGAGATGTTGATACTCTCAAACAACTTCTTCTTCGGTCCAATCCCAGAAGAGCTTGGTAAATGCAAGTCcttaaacaaaatcagaatcatCAAGAATCTTCTCAACGGAACTGTACCGGCGGGGCTTTTCAATCTACCGCTCGTTACGATTATCGAACTCACCGATAATTTCTTCTCCGGTGAACTCCCGACGACGATGTCCGGAGCTGTTGCCGACCAGATTTACCTCTCTAACAATTGGTTCTCCGGCGAGATTCCTCCGGCGATCGGTAATTTCCCTATTTTGCAGACTCTGTTCTTAGATCGGAACCGATTCCGCGGGAGTATCCCGAGAGAGATCTTCGAATTGAAGCATCTATCGAAGATCAACACAAGTGCGAACAACATCACCGGCGTTATCCCAGATTCAATCTCACGCTGCACTACTCTAATCTCCGTCGATCTCAGCCGTAACCGAATCAACGGAGATATACCTAAAGAGATCAACAACGTGATTAACCTCGGTACACTTAATCTCTCCGGTAACCAACTAACCGGTTCGATCCCAACCGGAATCGGAAACATGACGAGTTTAACAACGCTAGATCTCTCTTTCAACGATCTCTCCGGGAGAGTACCACTAGGTGGTCAATTCATGGTGTTCAACGACACTTCCTTCGCCGGAAACACTTACCTCTGTTTACCTCCCCACGTCTCATGTCCAACACGGCCAGGACAAACCTCCGATCGCAACCCCACGGCGTTGTTCTCACCGTCAAGGATCGTAATCACGGTTATCGCAGCGATCACGGCGTTGATCCTAATCAGCGTAGCGATTCGTCagatgaacaagaagaagaaccagaaaTCTCTCGCCTGGAAGCTAACCGCCTTCCGGAAACTGGATTTCAAATCAGAAGACGTCCTCGAGTGtttgaaagaagagaacataATCGGCAAAGGAGGAGCTGGAATCGTTTACCGTGGATCTATGCCAAACAACGTCGACGTCGCGATCAAACGACTCGTTGGTCGTGGCACTGGGAGGAGCGATCATGGATTCACGGCGGAGATTCAAACTTTGGGAAGGATTCGACACCGTCACATCGTGAGGCTTCTAGGTTACGTAGCGAACAAGGACACGAACTTGCTTCTCTATGAGTACATGCCTAATGGAAGCCTTGGAGAGCTTTTGCATGGATCTAAAGGTGGTCATCTTCAATGGGAGACGAGACATAGAGTAGCCGTGGAAGCAGCCAAGGGCTTGTGTTATCTTCACCATGACTGTTCACCGTTGATCTTGCATAGAGATGTTAAGTCCAATAACATTCTTTTGGACTCTGATTTTGAAGCCCATGTTGCTGATTTTGGGCTTGCTAAGTTCTTAGTGGACGGTGCTGCTTCTGAGTGTATGTCTTCGATTGCTGGCTCTTATGGATACATCGCCCCAG AGTATGCATATACCTTGAAAGTGGACGAGAAAAGTGATGTATATAGTTTCGGAGTGGTTTTATTGGAGCTAATAGCCGGGAAGAAACCGGTTGGTGAATTTGGAGAAGGAGTCGATATAGTTAGGTGGGTGAGGAACACGGAAGAAGAGATGTCTCAGCCGTCGGATGCTGCTATTGTTGTTGCGATCGTTGACTCGAGGTTGACTGGTTATCCGTTGACCAGCGTGGTTCATGTGTTCAAGATTGCAATGATGTGTGTGGAGGATGAGGCCGCAACAAGGCCTACGATGAGGGAGGTTGTGCACATGCTCACTAACCCTCCGAAATCCGTGGCTAACTTGATTGCGTTCTAA